Part of the Sphaerochaeta associata genome is shown below.
GGACAAGCTTCCCATAGACATGCAGAATGATGCGGTAAGGCCGTATTATGAAATCCTTAGAAAGAAAGCTGTTTCTTTACTGGTAAAGAGACTTTTCGACATTGTCATGTCGATTGTCTTGTTGGTAGTACTTTCTCCAGTCTTTTTGATTGTTTCACTGTTCATAAAAGCTGATTCCAAAGGACCTGTGTTTTATAGGCAGGAACGTGTCACTCAATATGGAAAGAGATTCAAGATCTTTAAGTTCCGTACCATGGTAGTGAATGCTGATAAAATTGGTTCTCTTGTTACCATCAATAATGATCCCAGGGTAACCAAAATTGGGAAAAAGTTGAGGAAGTATCGGCTGGATGAGATTCCACAGTTGCTCAACATCTTTACCGGTGATATGACCTTCGTCGGAACTAGGCCTGAAGTACCTAAGTACGTAGCCTGTTACACTGATGAGATGAAAGCTACCTTGCTGCTTCCAGCAGGCGTGACATCAAAGGCGAGTATTGAATACAAGAACGAAGAGAAGATCCTGAAAGAAGCAGAGAATACTGATGAGGTGTATGTAGAGAGGATATTGGGGGAGAAGATGAGGATTAATATTGAATCAATTAGATCCTTTTCTTTTTTTTCGGATATGGTCTTGTTGCTTCGAACTTGTTTGGCGGTACTGTAAGCATAATGAATATTTGGATTGTATGTGAAGGTGAACCTTTACCAATTAATGGTTTAAATGGAAGATTGATGCGAGGTGGCATGTTTGCCACTCAGTTAGCTCTATTGGACTATCGTGTTACTTGGTGGAGTTCAACCTTCTTACATTATGAAAAGAAGTATATTTCAGATGAACTACAAACTATATTAGTAAATCCGACTTTAAAACTGAAACTTTTACATTCACCTAATGGGTATAATAAAAATATTTCTTTCAAACGTATCAGATACTCCAAAGACTTAGGTAGGGAGTTTCGGAAACAAAGCAGGAAAGAAGATAGACCTGATATTATCTATTGTTCTTGGCCACTGATAGATTTTGCATATGAGGCTATAAAATTTGGGCATGAATTCAATATTCCGGTAGTTATTGATATACGTGATTTTTGGCCAGATATCTTCATACAACCCTTTCCTAAGAGGTTGCAGCCTATTGTAAAACTTGGAATTAGTTGCTTTCTACGAAGAAAAGTCTCCTATGTTATGAAATCTGCTACATCTGTAGTGGGTGTTATTCCAAAGGCTTTGGATTTTGCCAAATCATATGGAAGAGTACTACAAGAACAAGACCATGTTGTGCATTTGGCATATGATAATACCCCAGTTTTGACAGAAGAGTCTTCCGCAGCAAATTTTCTCTGGGAAAACTATGGACTTCAGAAGAACAAATGTATTGTTAGCTATATCGGTTCGATAAGTAATCGAATTGGTGATTTTGACACTCTTATTGAGGCTGCTAAGAAATGCGAAGACCCGTCAGTAATTTTTGTTTTCTGTGGTACTGGCAATTATTTTGCTGAATTGACTGAGAGATGTAAAGATCTCAAGAATGTAATAATACCGGGATACCGAAATAGAGCAGAAATCCAGGCATTGCTGAAACTTTCTACTTTTGGCTTGTTGGCATATCGGAATACCGATGATTTCATCGATTCTCTTCCTAACAAGTTTGGTGAGTATTTGTCCCAAGGATTAATAATTCTTACCTCTTTAAGAGGTGCCTCAAGACAAATCTTAGAGAAAGAAAATTGTGGGACGTATTATCAGGATGCTTCATCTTTACTAGAATGTATTACACGAATTCATTATTCAACTCTTGAAAAGGAACAGATGACTCAGAATGCACTTAATTTATTTCATCGTGAGTTTGATGCTTCTCAAGTATATTCTGATTTCTATAAATTCTTAGAAGCAACAGCATATGTTGCTAAAAATAAAGGTTGAGCTACACATCATGAACAAATCTGATTTATTGGGAAGAATCAAAGAAAGAAAAATAAGCATTGGAGTCATCGGCCTCGGTTACGTCGGTCTCCCCCTAGCCGTTGAGAAAGCCAAAGCAGGATTCAAGACCACCGGCTTCGATGTCCAGCAGAAGAAAGTCGCCATGGTGAACCAAGGCATCAACTATATCGGCGATGTGGTGCAGGAAGACCTTGCTGCGTTGGTGAAATCAGGAATGCTTCGAGCCACCAGCGACTTCTCTTTTGTCGGTGAGTGTGATTTTATTGCTATCTGCGTTCCTACTCCTTTGGACGAGCACCAGCAACCGGATATCTCCTATGTTAGGGATTCTGTCATTGAGATATCCAAGTACCTTAAAAAAGATTCAATCGTTGTTCTGGAATCAACTACATATCCCGGTACCACCGAGGAATTGGTAAAGCCTTTGCTGGAGAAAGGTTCCGGGCTTGTCTGCGGTGAGGATTTTTACCTTGGATTCTCTCCTGAGCGTGTCGATCCGGGCAATCTCATCTACAAGACAAAGAACACCCCCAAAGTGGTCGGAGGCATCGGCAAGGATGCAACCGAAGTTATAGCTGCGGTCTATCGAGCAGTTCTATCTAGTGATGTCTACGAAGTTTCCAGCCCTGCGATAGCAGAGATGGAGAAGATACTGGAGAACACCTATCGGAACGTGAACATCGGACTGGTGAACGAGCTGGCAAAGCTGTGCCATGAGATGGGCATCAGCATCTGGGAAGTCATCGATGCAGCGAAGACCAAGCCCTACGGGTTCCAGGCTTTCTATCCCGGTCCGGGACTTGGGGGGCACTGCATCCCCCTTGATCCTTACTATCTCTCCTGGAAAGCGAGGGAGTACGGATTTCATACGTCGATGATAGAGAGCTCGATGATGATCAACGACCGCATGCCTGAATACACGGTAGAGCGTGCCTCCAAGATTCTGAACAGGTTCAGGAAAGCCCTCAACGGATCGAAGGTGCTGGTACTCGGTGTGGCCTACAAGCAGGACATAGACGACTACCGCGAGAGTCCTGCACTCAAGGTAATCGAGATACTGGAGGGGCAAGGGGCGGAAGTGTCCTACTACGACCCCTGGGTTGCTGAGTACCGATACAAGGGAAGGGCGGTGCAAGGTCTACAGGAGCTGACGATAGAGACTCTGGAAGGTTCCGATCTGGTAATGGTCACTGCCGCGCACAGCAATGTGGACTACGGCTTCGTACAGCAGCATGCCAAGGCAATCTTCGATACCAAGAATGTGATGAAGGCAATCAAGAACCGCGATAACATAGAGGTGCTGTGATGAGATATGCATTGATCGGCTGCGGGAGAATCTCCCCGAACCATCTGGCCGCAGCCCAAGCAAACAAACTTGAGATAGTTGGACTGTGCGACATCGATGCAGCCATGCTTGAAGACAAGATTCTTAAGTTCAAACTGGATACCGCCAAGGTTGCACAATACCATGACTACCTCCTGATGCTTGACGAACAAAAGCCCAAGCTGGTCTCCATCTGCACCGAGAGCGGCAAGCATGCCGCCATTGCCCTGGAGTGCATCAGACGAGGCATCAACATCATCGTGGAGAAACCGATTGCCCTCTCCATCGAGGATGCAGATGCAATAATTGAGGAAGCAAGAAAACATAACGTCAAGGTCTGTGCATGCCACCAGAACCGTTTCAACAAGTCGGTGGTGAAGATCCGCGAGGCGGTGGACCAGCGGCGCTTCGGCCGCCTGTTCTACGGGACGGCCCACATCCGCTGGAACCGGGGTCATGAATATTACGATCGTGCTTCTTGGCGTGGTACCTGGGAGCAGGACGGAGGTGCATTGATGAACCAGTGCATCCACAACATAGACCTTTTGAGGTGGATGATGGGAAACGAGGTGACCGAGGTATTCGCCTATACCGACAAGCTCAACCATCCCTACATCGAGGCAGAAGACCTGGGTATCGCACTCATCCGGTTCGCCAACGGCTCCTACGGCATCATCGAAGGAACCACGGACATCTATCCCAAGAACCTGGAGGAAACGCTCTACCTGTTCGGCGAGAAGGGCACGGTGAAGGCCGGGGGCCAGTCGGTGAACATCATCGAGGAGTGGCGCTTCGCCGATATGCTCGACGACGCCGATGAGGTGAAGGCCACCTATCACGAGAATCCGCCGAACGTGTACGGCTTCGGCCACACCCCCTTGTTCGCGGATGTAATCGATGCAATTAGGACTGATCGGCAGCCGAAGGTGACGGCTGAAGACGGCAAACGTGCTCTCGAGCTGGTATTGGCCATCTACAAGTCGGCAGCTGAAGGCAGGCCGGTGAAGTTTCCCCTGACCAAGTGTGCTACCACCGATTTTAACGGGAGGTTCTCCTGATGGACGAACGGTATGTGCATCCCTCATCCTATGTGGATGATAATGTGACCATAGGCAAAGGGACAAAGATCTGGCATTTCTGCCACATCCAAAGCGGCGCTGCAATCGGTGAAAACTGTTCCTTGGGGCAGATCGTGAATGTCTCCAACAATGTGACAATCGGTAACGGCTGCAAGATCCAGAATAATGTTTCGTTGTATGAAGGTGTGACACTGGAGAACCATGTGTTCTGCGGCCCCTCCTGTGTGTTCACCAACGATCTTACTCCCAGGGCGAAATACCCCAAGGGGAGGGCGGGCTACCTGAAGACTCTCGTAAGGGAAGGTGCTTCCATTGGAGCCAACGCCACTATTGTTTGCGGCATAACCATCGGAAGGTGGGCCCTCATTGGAAGCGGGGCGGTGGTGACCAGGGATGTCCCCGACCATGCCCTGATGGTGGGGGTTCCCGCTAGGCAGAAAGGCTGGGCCTGCGAGTGCGGCTCAATCCTGGACGGGGATCTTCACTGCAAGAGCTGCAACAGGCATTATGAACAGAAGGAAAGCGGTCTTGTTGAAAGGAAGAGGGACTGAACATGGAATTTCGTGATCTGAAGAAGCAGTACCAGGTACTCAAGGAAAGGATGGACAAGGCCGTCATCGAAGTGATAACCGATTGCAACTTCATCAGCGGCAGGCAGGTGAAGGAGCTGGAGGACAAGCTTGCGTCCTATGTGGGAGTGAAGCACTGCATCACTTGCGGCAACGGGACAGACGCCCTGACGATGATGCTGATGGCCTGGGGTATCGGGCCCGGTGACGCGGTCTTCGTCCCCGACTTCACTTTCTTTGCCACCGGCGAGGTCGTTTCCTTCGAGGGCGCGACGCCGGTGTTCGTCGATGTCGATCTCGATACCTTCAACATGGATCCCGTAAGTCTTGAGCAGGCCGTTCTTGCCGTCAAGACTGAGGGGAAGCTGAACCCGAAGGTTGTGATTCCCGTCGACCTGTTCGGCCTCCCTGCCGATTATGACCGCATCAATGGGATTGCACACAGGTACGGCATGAAGGTGCTTGAGGATGTGTGTAGCGTAAACTAAAAATCCCTAGAAAGATCACTTCATCTTCCTTGGTCTGATCACGGGAAATTCCCGGGATTGTTCAAAGGGACAGTTGAGAAGCTGCCCTTTGGAAAGTAACCTTTGATGTAGAAACAAATACATTAAAGGAGAAAGGAGAAGTGCTCAACATGTCCCAAATCAATTGTATCAGAGATTTGAGGAAAGAGGGATACTCAGTGGCAAGGATTGCCAGGGAAGTATCGGTCGATGAGAAGACGGCGAGGAAGTACCTCTGCATGGAAGACTTCTCACCGAAGCCGCCTCAAAAGAAGGAGGGGTTGCCCAGCAAGCTGGACCCCTACAAGCCGCAGATAGACGGATGGCTTTCCAACGATGAAAAGGAGAATTCGAAACAGCGCCATACCGCCCAGCGCGTCTATGACAGGTTGGTGGAGCTGCATCCGGAATTCGGTTGCTCCTACCCAACGGTATCGCGGTATGTGAGGAAAACACGTGCACAACGCTCGAGTTACAGGGCCTGCCAGGAGCTGGTATGGCATCCGGGTGAGGCCCAGGGGGACTTCGGCGAGGCGGACTGCTATGAAAGAGGCGTCAAGCAGCGCAAGCATTATCTTGTCTGCGTGTTTCCGAATTCAAATGCGGATTTTCCCCAGATGTTCAACGGAGAGACCAGCGAATGCATCTGCCAGGGCTTTCAGGACGTCTTTGAGTTCATCGGCGGAGTCTTCCCCCTGGTTGTGATAGACAATGCCACCGGAGCAGGTCGTCGCATCGGGCAGGAGATACGGGAAGCGAAGCTCTTCGCCCAATTCAGGGCTCACTACGGCTTCTCCATACGATTCTGCAGTCCGGGTAGTGGATGGGAAAAGGGGTGCGTCGAGAATAAAATCGGCACGGTCCGCAGGAACCGGTTCGTTCCCCTGCCCGAGTTCGACGACCTGCAGCAATACAACAAGGGCTTGCTGGAGCAGGCGACGAGCTTTCAGGGAAATACCCATTACAAGAAGAACACAATCATAGGCGAGCTTTTCGAACAGGACCGCGAGGCACTGCTGCCGCTGCCCCGACACCGTTTTGATGTCTGTCGGTATGTGTACGCCAAGGCCGACGGGTACGGGAAGGTGGAGATTGACGGCAACCACCATTACTCAACCCGTCCCGAATACCGGGGAAGCGAAGTGCTGGTGGGCATCCGGGCCCACACCGTCGACATCTATGACGAGAAGCGCAAGATCCTGGTGAGCCACGTCCGCAAATTCGGCAAGGAGCGGTCCGACAGCGTCGACCCAAGAACCTCCATGGCCGTACTCATGAGAAATGTGGGAGCGTGGCCCAACAGCGGTGTGAGGGAGATGGTGTCCTCCCCCGTACGCGATTATCTCGATGCGCTGGACAGGGAATCGCTGAAGGATGCCCTGCGAACGATGAACCTGCTGAGCGAGCGCTACAGCTTCGAAAGAGCACTTGATGCGTTCGACCTGGTGCTGAGGAACCCCGGCAACGCCCCGTTCAGCGATGCAATGGTGTTTGCGGCGAGGATGGCGGAGTTCGGGGACCAAACCGACCTGGACGCCGGTCCCGACCTTTCGTTGTACGACCAGCTTCTGGAACAACGGAGGGTGCAGCCATGATGATGACTTCAACCATCCGCATCCAACGTAGGGAAGAGATATCGGACATGTGCCGGAAACTGTTCCTTTCCCAACAACTGGTAGCGTTGTGCCAGCAGGCAACGCCGAGGCAGGAAGAGTTCCTGCATGACGTGCTGTCAATGGAGGTGGAGAGCCGGGAACGCTCAAAACGCTCCAGGCTGCTCAACCGGGCCCGGTTTCCCATGCCCAAGAGCATGGAAGGCTACGACTATTCTCATGTGCGCCTGCCGCCTTCCATTACCAGGGTGGAACTGGAAGGCTGCGAATTCATTGGCAGGAAGACCAACCTGGTCTGCTATGGACCGGTGGGAACCGGGAAAACGCATATGGCCATAGCACTGGGGATGAAGGCCTGCGAGATGGGCCTTGCAGCCCGGTTCTATACGGTGACCGAGCTGGTGCTGAAACTGGCCGAGGCACGGAAGAACGGAGTCTTGGAACGCTTGGTGTCGGACATACGCAGACTGGATCTGCTCATTCTTGATGAGTGGGGGTACGTACCGGTGGACAAGGAGGGGTCCCAGCTCCTGTTCCGCATCATCAGCGACAGCTACGAGAGCAAAAGCCTCATTCTTACGACGAACCTCGAGTTTTCCAAGTGGGGTGGCATCTTCACCGACCAGCAGATGGCTGCAGCAATGATCGACAGGCTCATCCACCATGGGCACCTGCTTGTGTTCGAGGGGCAGAGCTACCGGATGGAGCATGCATTGATGCGGAAGACCGCATCCGAGCGGTCGAAAGGGGGTGACGAACATGGTCGTTGACAAACAATACTTGCGTGAATTGCGTTCGTGTTACCGATACGACGGTACAAAATTCACCGAGGAGCTCGAGCAGATCATATTGGACCGGTTGGGGATAGAACCCAGCCCGCATGAATACTCGGAACAGGACCTGCATGAGCAGGCCAGAAAGATAGTAATGCAGTACCAAAGCCCTGAAGGAAGGCTTCGACTGTTGTACGGCTTGGACAAGATCGAGAACGAGATGGCTTACCTGGGCAACAAGCTTGCCTACCTGAAAGGTAAAATTGCACATCAGCTGCATGGGGAAACGGATCCAAACGTGATCTTTGTGATTGAGGATGAATATGAGGATGTCCCTGATTACAAGCCATAGTTTCTGGATATCTGCATAGATTCCTGTGCAGATGATAAAACCCGGGAATTTCCCGTGATTAGACACGGGATTCCCTGGTGATTAGACCAAGGATTTTTGCTTGACAAAACACAGGATGCAGCTCAGGGATTTGGAGGAGTGTACAAAGGCCGGAGGGCAGGATCGCTCGGCGATGCTGCAACCACCTCATTCTTCCCTGCAAAGCCATTGGGATGCTATGGTGATGGTGGGGCAATTTTTACCAATGACGATCAAGAAGCTGAGTACTTGCGCTCGATAGCGGTACACGGAAAGGGATCCTTTAAGTACGACAACGTACGAATTGGATGGAATTCACGTCTTGATACCATGCAGGCTGCTATTTTGCTAGTTAAGTTTGATGCCTTTACCGATTATGAGCTGGAAGATGTGAACAAGGTTGCATCATGGTATACCCAAGCTCTTGAGGACAAGGTGAAGACTCCTGTTGTCCCGGATGGATACTACTCAAGTTGGGCACAGTACACCATCCAGGTTGGAAATGAAGAAGAGCGAAATACCTTGCAGCAGAAACTTAAGAATCAAGGGATTCCCACCATGGTGTATTATCCCAAGCCGATGCATGGGCAGACGGCCTACAAGGATCTGAAGCAGTATGTAGAGTGTCCGGTTACCGAAAGGTTGTGTAAGATGGTGGTCTCGTTACCATTGGATCCTTATATTAGAGAGGATAGGTTTTCAGTTGTAAGTTCAATTTGATGATTTACGTTTTCATCATGATTATTAAACAAAATTGAATTTGGGTGAAAGTAAGTCATGGAGACGAATTGTTAATGAGTAGTAACTGTGTTCTAGTCACTATGGAGTATCCATTTTGCAAAGGAGAGTCATTCCTTGAAAATGAGATTAAGTATTTATCTGAATCTTTTGATAGGGTTTATATATTTGCGCTTTCTGCTCATGGGAAGCAAACGAGAGAAACTCCTCATAATGTGATTCCTGTTCCACTCAAGAATAACGCTTCTAAAACGCGTTATATTCATTATACTCTACGTGGGATTCTCCCATTTGGAAGAATCGGAATGAAAGAGATGTTACCTGCTGCAACACTGAAGTCGTTCTTGGCGTCGTTGTATGCGAGGGGGAGAGTTCATACTAGCTATAAGAAAATCATTTCTATCCTTGATCTTGATTTCAACAAAGAGTCCCCGACCTTTGTTGCTTTTTATAGCTATTGGTTTATGGACCAGGCCTTATTGGCATGTCTCTTAGGAGAAAGGTACCGGACACAATTTCTTATAAAAATCATTTCCCGAGCTCATGGGTATGATCTATATGAGTCGCGTAATAAAATAAATAGTATACCTTTTCGTGAATTAGTTTTTAAGAAAATTGATGCAGTATATCCTTGTTCAAAGGATGGAGCTGATTATTTAATACAGAAATACCCTAAGTGGAAAGAGAAAGTCAAGGTTGCTTATTTAGGGACAATTGATTATGGGATGCAAATAATCCAAAACAAACAAGATCAAGTTTTTCATATTGTTACTTGTTCTAATCTCATTCCACTTAAGAGAATTCACCTTGTTGCTGAAGCACTTGCAACGCTTAAAAGTCGGCAAATTGAAAATATTCATTGGACTTGTATTGGTGATGGGCCAGAAATGCCGCGAATAGTCTCTATTATACATGATAATAACATTTCAAATCAGATTAGTATAAAAGGTAGATTAGCAAACAAAGAAGTTATTGACTTTTATAAGTCTCATTACTGTGATTTGTTTATTAATGTAAGTACTTCTGAAGGATTGCCAGTGTCAATAATGGAAGCCCAATCATTTGGCATCCCGGTGATTGCTACTGATGTTGGAGGGACTCGAGAAATAGTTGACAATTCTTGTGGTACTCTTTTATCTCAAGATATTTCAAGCGGAGAGCTTGCAACAATAATCGAGAATTACTATTCATTAAATGAAGAGTCATTACAGGAATATCGAAGAAATGCAAGGCACAACTGGGAGAAGCTATTTAATGCAGATATTAACTATAAGAAATTTATCCTCGAAATTTGTGGCAAGTAAGACCTTCTGTACTTTACAAAAGGTAATCCTTCAATTGAGAATTAAATGAATATAGGATTGTATATTACTGCTTTAGGGCCAGGCGGGGCAGAAAGAGTTGTCAGTAGGTTGTCAAGCATTCTACATGAGCATGGCCATAATGTATTTGTAATCATATCTGATACAAGAAAAATTGCTTACCCGGTTGGGGGGGCTCTTGTTGATTTGAATCTTCAATCAAGCAACTCAGTTTTTCGAAAACTGGGCATACTTTGGAAACGCGTATCAAAGCTGAAGAAGATAAAAAAGGAGTATGATCTCGAATCGGTAATCAGCTTTTTAGATGGGGCAAATATTGTCAATGTACTGGCTCGAGTAAACAAATCTCACGCATTTGTTTCCATTCGGAATCATCATAGTTCTGAGATTAGTTACTATGAGAAACGAATTCAATTCCTTCATAAACTGCTAATGGGCAATATTTATAGAAGAGCTGCAGGTGTTATTTGTGTTTCCAAGCTTATCGCATCCGATATACATAAGAACTATAACGTACCTCAAAATTTGATTTCAGTATTGTATAATCCATACAATACTGATGAGATTCTGAGATTTAGTCGATTCCCTACCGACCAATCATTTAAAAATTTTAAAAGCACCAAAACTAAACTGTTATGTAGTACAGGTCGGCTACAGCATCAAAAAGGGTTTTGGCATTTATTAAAGATTTTCAGTTTGCTCAATCCTGAACAAGAAAAACTGGGTCTTGTAATCATCGGAGATGGAGAACAGCAGAAAGAGTTATTAGGATTAGCAAAATCTCTTCGTATTGAAAACTCAGTTTTCTTCGCAGGGTATCAAAAAAATCCATTTCCCATTATTGCACAATGCGATTTATACATTTTGACCTCATTATTTGAAGGATTTCCAAATGCGATGGTCGAAGCAATGTGCTTAGGGCTACCAATTATAGCTGCTGATTGTCAGAGTGGACCACGAGAAATTCTTGCTCCTGAATTGGAGATTGAATTAGATTCTGTTATCGAGCCACTTTATGGATCATATGGCTTGTTGATGCCTCCACTATCAAGTAATGAAGATTGGTTGACGCAGATTGATCCTATCGAAAGAAAATGGGCTGCAGAAATCATGAAATGGAATAAGGATTCTGATAAGCTTTCCTCTTATGCGAATAAAAGTGTTGAGCGTGCTCGCGAGTTCTCTGAAGAGTCTTGTTATCAGCGGTTGGTAGAAATAGTTTTAAGTAATAAGTAGTAGGTCACTAAGTGATTAAGTCTTCCCAAACCAGTAAAAATAGAAAATTTTCAAATAGATTATATGATTTTGTAATGATATTGTTCCTTGTTTTTTTTATTGCATTTGCGAATGTAAGGCCTGCATATGTGATTATTGAAATTGTTTTTATTGGAGTATTTCTCATACGAGCGTTTACGAGAAACATGAGGCTTGAATTTTATGCTTATTGGAGTATTGCTTATCTACTGGTTGGATTGGTTTCAGCGATATTCTCGAGTTATATTACAGTCTCTTTTCAGATGCTAATTTCAACTATTCAAGTACTTGTTGTTACAAACCTATTATTACCTTATATTCGAGACAATGAAAGAAATTGTGATTTATTTCAAATAGGGATTATCCTTGCGATTGCATCTTTAGGTATACGCTTAATTGTGACAACTCCTTTTTCTAGTTTAGGGCTCATGAGGGCAGGTTCATCAATTGGATATAATGCAAATGAATTTGGATTCATTTTCGCTTATGGGACAACTGTTCTTTCATATCTATTCCTAGAAAATAGAAAAAAAATTTACCTCCCCATTATTGTTGTATTTTCCATTTTATGCTTGTTGTCTGGGTCGAGAACTGCTTTAGCAGTGATGCTGATATCATTTTCAATTCAAATCATCGGACATTATACCCAGCAAGGTGATATATTAAAATTCATTAAGGGAATATTCTTTCTTGGAGTAATTTTAATATTACTTATTATCCTAATTACTCAAAATGAGGTGCTATACGATATTCTTGGAAGAAGAGTAGTAACATTTTTTGAATCCTTAACAGGTAGAGAAACTAGCGAAGGGAGCACACTCATCAGGTTATCGATGATAAGTGATGCATTAGATTTGTTTGTAAAAAAGCCGCTTCTAGGGTCAGGTCTGAATACTTTTAGGATATATAGTGGTTATGGAACATATTCACATAACAACTATACTGAACTTCTTGTATCTATTGGATTAGTTGGAATATTTATCTATTATTCTCTTTTCATTTGGCTTTTAATAAAAGTAATAAGGCTATATAAAACAACTAAAGAGGGAAAATATATTTGTGTAGTAGCTTTAGTTTTTGCAGCATTGATTGGAGATTTGGGTACTGTCTCATATTATAGTGAATCTTTGTATGTAATATGGCTTTTTTTTGTGTCTTTGATTGATAGAAAAAGCATTAACAGTAGGAAAATGCTAGGCGTCTCCTACTAGGGCGAAGCGATTCCGAGTTTCTATAATGTATTCAATTATATATCTATTTTCTATAACGGGGTTCATAGTTCATTATGAATTTTAAAACGTTTAAAAGAATCCGTAAAGGTATTGAGAATCCTTCATTGATTTGTTTATTCTTGTTGGATAAGAGACTGTCAAGGGTTTTGTCAGATAAGGCCCAAATATCTCTTCTTTATAGATTTCGAATAGGAAGAAAGCCCAATCTCAGTAATCCAATTACTTTCAATGAAAAACTCCAATGGCTCAAGCTACATGATCGAAACCCGCAGTATACCAATTTAGTAGATAAATATACGGTCCGTGAGCATATTAGAAATACCATCGGTGATAAATATCTAGTCCCTTTGCTTGGAGTATATGATTCAGTGGATGAGATTGATTATGCCAAATTGCCAAATCAGTTTGTATTAAAACCAACCCATACTTCGGGAAATGTTATTATTTGTAGAGACAAGGATGCTCTTGATATTAAGGTAACTAATAAAACACTGAAAGAATGGATGAAACGAGAGTATTTCTGGTATCAGAGAGAATGGCCTTATAAAAATATAAAGCCAAGAATTATTTGTGAGGAATTGCTTGTTGATGACACACAAGTAGATTTGATGGATTATAAAATACTTTGTTTTAATGGAGAGCCTAAATGTCTATTCGTCTGCTTAGATCGAAGAAGTCCAAGTGGATTGAAAGTTGATTTCTATGATTTGAATTGGACCCCTCTTCCTTTTGAGCGGCATTATCCAAGAAGTGGAAAGTTCATTGAAAAGCCAGAGTGTTTTGAAGAATTATTGGAATTGTCAAAGATTTTGTCGAGAGGAATTTCGTTTGTAAGAGTCGATTTCTATATTGTAAATAAGCAAATTAAATTTGGCGAACTGACTTTTTACCCTGGATCTGGTCTAGAAGAATTTACTCCTGAAGAATATGACAAAACTCTTGGAAATTGGCTAGATCTATCCAAAGAAAAATAGGAGATACGAATATTGAAAGAGGATGTTTATATTGGAGAAACTGATTTGATACAGTATCCCCAAAGTCAATATTATTCACCAGCTATTCAA
Proteins encoded:
- a CDS encoding sugar transferase, producing MLVKRWDKLPIDMQNDAVRPYYEILRKKAVSLLVKRLFDIVMSIVLLVVLSPVFLIVSLFIKADSKGPVFYRQERVTQYGKRFKIFKFRTMVVNADKIGSLVTINNDPRVTKIGKKLRKYRLDEIPQLLNIFTGDMTFVGTRPEVPKYVACYTDEMKATLLLPAGVTSKASIEYKNEEKILKEAENTDEVYVERILGEKMRINIESIRSFSFFSDMVLLLRTCLAVL
- a CDS encoding glycosyltransferase is translated as MNIWIVCEGEPLPINGLNGRLMRGGMFATQLALLDYRVTWWSSTFLHYEKKYISDELQTILVNPTLKLKLLHSPNGYNKNISFKRIRYSKDLGREFRKQSRKEDRPDIIYCSWPLIDFAYEAIKFGHEFNIPVVIDIRDFWPDIFIQPFPKRLQPIVKLGISCFLRRKVSYVMKSATSVVGVIPKALDFAKSYGRVLQEQDHVVHLAYDNTPVLTEESSAANFLWENYGLQKNKCIVSYIGSISNRIGDFDTLIEAAKKCEDPSVIFVFCGTGNYFAELTERCKDLKNVIIPGYRNRAEIQALLKLSTFGLLAYRNTDDFIDSLPNKFGEYLSQGLIILTSLRGASRQILEKENCGTYYQDASSLLECITRIHYSTLEKEQMTQNALNLFHREFDASQVYSDFYKFLEATAYVAKNKG
- a CDS encoding nucleotide sugar dehydrogenase — its product is MNKSDLLGRIKERKISIGVIGLGYVGLPLAVEKAKAGFKTTGFDVQQKKVAMVNQGINYIGDVVQEDLAALVKSGMLRATSDFSFVGECDFIAICVPTPLDEHQQPDISYVRDSVIEISKYLKKDSIVVLESTTYPGTTEELVKPLLEKGSGLVCGEDFYLGFSPERVDPGNLIYKTKNTPKVVGGIGKDATEVIAAVYRAVLSSDVYEVSSPAIAEMEKILENTYRNVNIGLVNELAKLCHEMGISIWEVIDAAKTKPYGFQAFYPGPGLGGHCIPLDPYYLSWKAREYGFHTSMIESSMMINDRMPEYTVERASKILNRFRKALNGSKVLVLGVAYKQDIDDYRESPALKVIEILEGQGAEVSYYDPWVAEYRYKGRAVQGLQELTIETLEGSDLVMVTAAHSNVDYGFVQQHAKAIFDTKNVMKAIKNRDNIEVL
- a CDS encoding Gfo/Idh/MocA family protein, with protein sequence MRYALIGCGRISPNHLAAAQANKLEIVGLCDIDAAMLEDKILKFKLDTAKVAQYHDYLLMLDEQKPKLVSICTESGKHAAIALECIRRGINIIVEKPIALSIEDADAIIEEARKHNVKVCACHQNRFNKSVVKIREAVDQRRFGRLFYGTAHIRWNRGHEYYDRASWRGTWEQDGGALMNQCIHNIDLLRWMMGNEVTEVFAYTDKLNHPYIEAEDLGIALIRFANGSYGIIEGTTDIYPKNLEETLYLFGEKGTVKAGGQSVNIIEEWRFADMLDDADEVKATYHENPPNVYGFGHTPLFADVIDAIRTDRQPKVTAEDGKRALELVLAIYKSAAEGRPVKFPLTKCATTDFNGRFS
- a CDS encoding acyltransferase — its product is MDERYVHPSSYVDDNVTIGKGTKIWHFCHIQSGAAIGENCSLGQIVNVSNNVTIGNGCKIQNNVSLYEGVTLENHVFCGPSCVFTNDLTPRAKYPKGRAGYLKTLVREGASIGANATIVCGITIGRWALIGSGAVVTRDVPDHALMVGVPARQKGWACECGSILDGDLHCKSCNRHYEQKESGLVERKRD
- a CDS encoding DegT/DnrJ/EryC1/StrS family aminotransferase — its product is MEFRDLKKQYQVLKERMDKAVIEVITDCNFISGRQVKELEDKLASYVGVKHCITCGNGTDALTMMLMAWGIGPGDAVFVPDFTFFATGEVVSFEGATPVFVDVDLDTFNMDPVSLEQAVLAVKTEGKLNPKVVIPVDLFGLPADYDRINGIAHRYGMKVLEDVCSVN